Within the Agromyces atrinae genome, the region TGACGGAGGAAGAGGAGCAGGCCAGCACGACCAACCTCCTCCAGCTCGCTCGTCGTCTGCACGAAGAGCACGTCCGCGAGGGCGTCGAGAAGCGCGATGCGCTCATCGCCGAGGGCCACGCGACCGCGGCTCGTATCGTCGCCGAGGCCGAGGCCAAGCAGCGCGCCCAGATCGGCATCCTCGAGCAGGAGCGTCAGTCGGTCGAGAAGCGCGTCGACGAGCTCCGCGTCTTCGAGCGCGAGTACCGCCAGAAGCTCAAGAGCTACATCGAGGGCCAGCTGCGCGATCTCGACACCTCGGCTCCCGTGAACCCCAACGCTCCGACGTCGTTCGGTGCAGCCGCCGACGACGCGAAGCCCGCGTCGAGCTTCCAGGGCTTTGGAGCCTAAGCGTCCGTCGATCAGTGCCAGAGCGCTCGTCGTTCTGACTCTGGTCGCGGCCGCACTCTACGGTCTCGACCAGCTGTCGAAGTACCTCGTCGTCACGAACCTCACCGAGGGGGCGGTCGTCGAGGTCTTCGGCTCTGTTCTGCAATGGCAATTCGTTCGTAACCCCGGAGCCGCGTTCTCCATCGCGAGCGGCATGACGTGGATCTTCACGATCCTCGCCGTCGGCGTCATCGGCTTCATCATCGTTTTCGCCCGTCGCATCCGCTCGATCGGCTGGGCGGTCGTCTTCGGCCTCCTCCTCGGTGGAGTGCTCGGCAACCTGACCGACCGGCTCGTGCGCGAGCCGAGCTTCGGTCAGGGCCACGTCATCGACTTCATCTACACCCCGTGGATGCTGCCGGCGATCTACAACGTCGCCGACATCGCCATCGTGTCGAGCATGGGTCTCTTCCTCATCCTGACCCTGCGCGGCGTCGGCCTCGACGGCGTGCGTGAGACGAAGAAGACGGCGGAGCCGGTCGAGACCGAGGCGGCTGCCGAGACGTCCTCGCCCCGCCCCGCGACTGAGAACTGATGCCGTCCCGATCACTGCCCGTTCCGGACGGCCTCGAGGGCTCGCGCGTCGACGCGGGCCTCGCCAAGATGCTGGGGCTCTCGCGCACGATCTCCGCCGAGGCGGCCGAAGCCGGGGGAGTGTCCCTCGACGGCCGTGTCGTCGGCAAGTCCGATCGGCTGCGCGGCGGAGCCTGGCTCGAGGTCGAGTGGGTCGAGGAGCGACGGGAAGCCGTCCTCGAGGCGATCCCCGTGCCCGACCTCGGCATCGTCCACGACGACGACGATCTCGTCGTCGTCAACAAGCCGGCGGGCGTCGCGGCACATCCGTCGGTCGGCTGGAACGGTCCGACGGTTGTGGGCGCCCTCGCCGCGGCGGGGTTCCGCATCTCGACCTCCGGCGCGTCCGAGCGGCAGGGCGTCGTGCACCGCCTCGACGCCGGCACGAGCGGCCTTATGGTCGTCGCGAAGTCGGAGTACGCCTACACCTACCTGAAGCGCCTGTTCCACGATCGCCAGGTCGAGAAGTACTACCACGCCGTCGTTCAGGGGCACCCCGATCCGTTCTCCGGCACGATCGATGCTCCGATCGGCCGGCACCCGCGCTCCGAGTGGAAGTTCGCGGTCACGGGTGACGGCAAGCACGCCGTAACCCACTACGACACGCTCGAGGCCTTCCCGTACGCCTCGCTCCTCGAGATCAAGCTCGAGACCGGGCGCACGCACCAGATCCGCGTTCACATGGCTGCACAGCGTCATCCGTGCGCCGGCGACTCGATGTACGGGGCCGACCCCACCCTGTCGGCGCGGCTCGGGCTCGAGCGCCAGTGGCTGCACGCCGTGCGTCTCGGCTTCGCGCACCCCGCGAACGGCGAGTACGTCGAGTTCGAGGCGCCCTACGCTCCCGACCTCGCTCACGC harbors:
- a CDS encoding DivIVA domain-containing protein; translation: MALTPEDVVNKRFQATKFREGYDQDEVDDFLDEVVVELRRLNQENEELRQRLAGEGQGSAPSETPAPVAAVVEPAPAFAEPTPAPQPAVVAAPVPAAAPAATMTEEEEQASTTNLLQLARRLHEEHVREGVEKRDALIAEGHATAARIVAEAEAKQRAQIGILEQERQSVEKRVDELRVFEREYRQKLKSYIEGQLRDLDTSAPVNPNAPTSFGAAADDAKPASSFQGFGA
- the lspA gene encoding signal peptidase II encodes the protein MEPKRPSISARALVVLTLVAAALYGLDQLSKYLVVTNLTEGAVVEVFGSVLQWQFVRNPGAAFSIASGMTWIFTILAVGVIGFIIVFARRIRSIGWAVVFGLLLGGVLGNLTDRLVREPSFGQGHVIDFIYTPWMLPAIYNVADIAIVSSMGLFLILTLRGVGLDGVRETKKTAEPVETEAAAETSSPRPATEN
- a CDS encoding RluA family pseudouridine synthase, which translates into the protein MPSRSLPVPDGLEGSRVDAGLAKMLGLSRTISAEAAEAGGVSLDGRVVGKSDRLRGGAWLEVEWVEERREAVLEAIPVPDLGIVHDDDDLVVVNKPAGVAAHPSVGWNGPTVVGALAAAGFRISTSGASERQGVVHRLDAGTSGLMVVAKSEYAYTYLKRLFHDRQVEKYYHAVVQGHPDPFSGTIDAPIGRHPRSEWKFAVTGDGKHAVTHYDTLEAFPYASLLEIKLETGRTHQIRVHMAAQRHPCAGDSMYGADPTLSARLGLERQWLHAVRLGFAHPANGEYVEFEAPYAPDLAHALEVLGAD